In a genomic window of Rhodovulum sp. P5:
- the eda gene encoding bifunctional 4-hydroxy-2-oxoglutarate aldolase/2-dehydro-3-deoxy-phosphogluconate aldolase translates to MTPHAASEMTEALCRRAAVIPVLVIEDARTARPLAEALVAGGLPVLEVTLRTPAALEAIAEMAQVEGGIVGAGTLLTPADVEAAQAAGARFGVSPGSTPALLDAARAGDLPLLPGAATATEAMALLERGYTVQKFFPAEAAGGVPALKALASPLPQIRFCPTGGVTPANAPAYLSLPNTLCVGGSWVAPKEIVAAGDWAGITALAAEAAGLPR, encoded by the coding sequence ATGACCCCCCATGCCGCCAGTGAAATGACCGAGGCCCTGTGCCGCCGCGCCGCGGTCATCCCCGTGCTTGTGATCGAGGATGCGCGGACCGCCCGGCCCTTGGCCGAGGCGCTGGTCGCCGGCGGTCTGCCGGTGCTGGAGGTGACGCTGCGCACGCCCGCCGCGCTGGAGGCAATCGCCGAGATGGCGCAGGTCGAGGGCGGCATCGTGGGGGCCGGAACATTGCTGACACCCGCCGATGTCGAGGCCGCGCAAGCGGCCGGGGCACGCTTCGGCGTATCGCCCGGGTCGACCCCCGCGCTGCTGGACGCGGCCCGGGCGGGGGACTTGCCTTTGCTTCCCGGGGCGGCCACGGCGACCGAGGCGATGGCGCTGCTGGAACGGGGATATACGGTTCAGAAGTTCTTCCCGGCAGAGGCCGCGGGCGGCGTTCCGGCACTAAAGGCGCTGGCCAGCCCGCTGCCGCAAATCCGCTTTTGCCCGACCGGCGGGGTCACGCCCGCCAACGCGCCCGCCTATCTTTCCCTGCCGAACACGCTGTGCGTGGGCGGATCATGGGTCGCCCCAAAAGAAATAGTCGCAGCCGGGGACTGGGCGGGGATCACGGCCCTTGCCGCAGAGGCGGCCGGCCTGCCGCGCTGA